A genomic region of Gossypium hirsutum isolate 1008001.06 chromosome D01, Gossypium_hirsutum_v2.1, whole genome shotgun sequence contains the following coding sequences:
- the LOC107928917 gene encoding membralin-like protein At1g60995 isoform X1: MDPEQTFMRVQGRFSQILTPRVRVALEYIYLFIAITSFCILVTMHANYVQQPGCSSELSGIDSNEVQLIQIKITSAGLWSRNESETVTVDNTELKTATENVEVASVVDEGLMFLDAKFWLNWFDSGARKGKSAWKFWNTDGDLIKQHAESSTNGEISKPNIDSVVAKIDNEETRNGFSLSAKQTFKAAVVHFGKKWYRRLSFIWRHAVQIFASFHKLLNITGLHLNLDVPKWLRILHFDKLNSYAVHWLERRSKAFEPTYLYSLEKGYFLLPEAAKSQHNIRTVNISLSARHPCFGNRWQQLLINRFVGYDTIMMNSLLHKPGLGYLYNFQTKEFYNLSYAQELPGSSARLGDYLVTKCGVLMMSFFVFFTTTMSVSFTLRETQTRMLKFTVQLQHHARHRLPTFQLIFVHVIESLVFVPIMIGILFFLFEFYDDQLLAFMVLILVWICELFILISVRTPISMKFFPRFFSLYFLVFHIYFFSYAYGFSYLALSTAAAFMQHLILYFWNRFEVPAVQRFMQNRRSQLQQHPDFHITSSTILASTLHIRRLNTRNPGLANTDPSSGLGSRTVSDQAMPANVAGEATGPQGNAGNNNVGEIVDPVQISGQGQPELPQAEAGSNPGTMSSFSSLLLWILGGASSEGLNSFLSMFRDVREQGRVYTNSPRHEDRATQNVQ; encoded by the exons atggatCCAGAGCAAACATTTATGAGGGTTCAAGGGAGATTTTCTCAGATATTAACCCCAAGAGTTAGGGTAGCATTGGAGTATATCTATCTCTTCATTGCTATTACTTCCTTTTGTATTCTTGTTACCATGCATGCAAATTATGTTCAACag CCTGGATGTTCGAGTGAGCTCTCTGGAATTGATTCAAATGAAGTACAACTTATTCAGATTAAG ATAACCAGTGCTGGCTTGTGGTCAAGAAATGAGTCTGAAACTGTTACTGTAGATAACACTGAATTAAAAACCGCAACTGAAAATGTAGAAGTTGCAAGTGTTGTTGATGAAGGGTTGATGTTCTTGGATGCCAAGTTTTGGTTGAACTGGTTTGATTCAGGCGCTAGGAAGGGGAAATCAGCATGGAAGTTCTGGAATACTGATGGTGATCTTATTAAGCAACATGCAGAAAGCTCTACCAATGGTGAAATCTCTAAGCCAAATATCGACAGTGTTGTTGCTAAAATCGATAATGAGGAGACACGTAACGGTTTCTCTTTATCAGCAAAACAGACATTTAAAGCAGCTGTTGTGCACTTTGGCAAAAAGTGGTACAGACGTTTATCTTTTATTTGGAGACATGCAGTTCAAATCTTTGCAAGTTTCCATAAGTTGTTG AACATAACAGGTTTACATCTAAATCTTGATGTTCCTAAATGGTTGCGTATACTTCACTTCGACAAGCTTAACTCATATGCAG TGCACTGGCTTGAGAGAAGAAGTAAAGCATTTGAACCAACTTATCTCTATTCTTTGGAAAAG GGTTACTTCTTGCTGCCTGAAGCAGCTAAGTCACAGCATAACATCCGTACTGTTAATATTAGCTTATCAGCTCGACATCCCTGTTTTGGGAACAG GTGGCAGCAACTTCTCATCAATAGATTTGTCGGGTATGACACTATTATGATGAATAGCTTATTGCATAAGCCTGGCCTAG GTTATCTTTATAACTTTCAGACGAAGGAGTTCTATAATCTTAGTTATGCACAAGAATTGCCTGGTAGTTCTGCAAGACTTGGAG ACTACCTTGTCACCAAGTGCGGTGTGCTCATGATGTCTTTCTTTGTATTTTTCACAACCACCATGTCGGTATCATTTACATTGAGGGAAACTCAGACTCGCATGCTTAAGTTCACAG TGCAGCTTCAACACCATGCTCGACATAGGCTTCCAACATTTCAGTTGATATTTGTGCATGTAATTGAATCGCTTGTATTTGTACCG ATTATGATTGGCATCCTCTTTTTTCTGTTTGAGTTCTACGATGATCAACTATTGGCTTTCATGGTTTTAATTCTTGTCTGGATATGTGAACTTTTTATACTGATCag TGTTCGGACACCAATATCAATGAAGTTTTTTCCTCGATTCTTTTCGCTCTACTTTCTGGTTTTTCACATTTACTTCTTCTCCTATGCATATG GTTTTTCGTATTTGGCTCTCTCTACTGCTGCCGCATTCATGCAGCACCTTATTCTGTACTTTTGGAATCGTTTTGAG GTACCAGCAGTTCAAAGGTTTATGCAAAACCGGCGATCTCAGCTTCAGCAGCATCCGGACTTCCATATCACTTCTTCGACTATACTTGCATCTACTCTACACATTCGAAGATTAAACACCCGGAATCCGGGCCTAGCTAATACAGATCCTTCCTCCGGGCTGGGGTCGAGAACCGTATCTGATCAAGCAATGCCAGCAAATGTAGCCGGAGAAGCTACTGGCCCTCAAGGAAATGCGGGAAACAACAATGTGGGCGAGATTGTTGACCCCGTGCAGATTTCTGGACAAGGACAACCTGAGCTACCGCAAGCCGAAGCTGGTTCTAATCCTGGGACTATGAGTTCATTCAGTTCATTGTTATTATGGATCTTGGGAGGTGCTTCATCTGAAGGTCTCAATTCATTTCTTTCCATGTTCCGGGACGTGAGAGAACAAGGGCGGGTTTATACCAACTCTCCTAGGCATGAAGATCGTGCAACGCAGAATGTCCAATAG
- the LOC107928856 gene encoding uncharacterized protein, whose amino-acid sequence MGDHSHSHRRRRRLDHEDDHDQDQDEDHNHDRHRSNTSGIIGLSCKAYKSIVNKWCSDRNSPKKEEGKIKDHDDSSKKGNKKEQEDKSKKGEKHLKREKQNRLSADESMFSRQFSFLSKSSSRRSHTPTPVPTYLSKSSIRTSNSPLRFSLSRTFSKKGRDEDETPQKQQQKRSVSANRASTLSRSLSRKGNSETEKPNLSRSTSQRSTTPIIFSHSIARRKPLPVEKTLECTLEELCHGGLKKINIVKDVISEERMIVKQEETLTINVKPGWTKGTKVTFEGKGDEKPGYLPADIIFTIQEKRHELFKRTGDDLEIVVEIPLVKALTGCSLSVPLLGGETMSIHVSEVIYPGYEKVIQGQGMPNVKGDKRGDLRITFLVKFPAELSDEQRSETCSILEGCC is encoded by the exons ATGGGAGATCACTCTCATTCTcatcgtcgtcgtcgtcgtcTTGATCATGAGGACGATCATGATCAAGATCAAGATGAAGACCACAATCACGATCGTCATCGTTCGAATACGTCTGGCATTATTGGCTTATCATGCAAAGCATACAAATCTATTGTTAATAAATGGTGTTCTGATAGAAATTCTCCAAAGAAAGAGGAAGGCAAGATCAAAGATCATGATGATTCTTCCAAG aaAGGTAATAAGAAGGAACAAGAAGATAAATCGAAAAAAGGTGAGAAACATTTAAAAAGAGAGAAACAAAATAGGCTAAGTGCGGACGAGAGCATGTTTTCTCGTCAGTTTTCGTTTCTTTCGAAGAGTTCGAGTAGAAGGAGCCACACACCTACACCTGTACCGACCTATTTGTCAAAGAGTTCGATCCGGACATCTAATAGCCCTTTGAGATTCTCGCTTTCGAGAACTTTTAGTAAAAAGGGTCGAGATGAAGATGAAACACCACAAAAACAACAACAGAAGAGAAGTGTTAGTGCCAATCGAGCTTCCACTCTTTCGAGAAGTTTGAGCCGAAAAGGCAATTCAGAAACCGAAAAACCTAACCTTTCGAGAAGTACAAGCCAAAGGAGCACCACTCCTATTATATTCTCACACTCCATTGCTCGGAGAAAACCTTTGCCAGTCGAAAAAACACTTGAATGCACCTTGGAGGAGCTCTGTCATGGAGGGCTAAAAAAGATCAACATCGTAAAAGATGTCATCTCTGAAGAAAG AATGATAGTCAAGCAAGAGGAGACACTAACAATTAACGTCAAGCCGGGATGGACCAAAGGGACGAAGGTTACCTTCGAAGGCAAAGGCGATGAGAAACCGGGTTACCTTCCGGCCGACATCATCTTCACGATTCAAGAGAAGAGGCACGAGCTATTCAAGCGAACCGGCGACGATCTGGAGATAGTCGTCGAGATCCCGTTGGTTAAGGCCTTGACGGGCTGTTCCTTGTCCGTTCCGTTGCTCGGAGGTGAAACGATGAGCATACACGTCAGTGAGGTCATATATCCGGGATACGAAAAAGTGATTCAGGGCCAAGGGATGCCTAACGTTAAGGGAGACAAACGAGGTGACTTGAGGATTACGTTTCTCGTTAAGTTTCCGGCGGAACTCTCCGACGAACAGAGATCGGAGACGTGTAGTATATTGGAAGGTTGTTGTTGA
- the LOC107928917 gene encoding membralin-like protein At1g60995 isoform X2 → MDPEQTFMRVQGRFSQILTPRVRVALEYIYLFIAITSFCILVTMHANYVQQPGCSSELSGIDSNEVQLIQIKITSAGLWSRNESETVTVDNTELKTATENVEVASVVDEGLMFLDAKFWLNWFDSGARKGKSAWKFWNTDGDLIKQHAESSTNAKQTFKAAVVHFGKKWYRRLSFIWRHAVQIFASFHKLLNITGLHLNLDVPKWLRILHFDKLNSYAVHWLERRSKAFEPTYLYSLEKGYFLLPEAAKSQHNIRTVNISLSARHPCFGNRWQQLLINRFVGYDTIMMNSLLHKPGLGYLYNFQTKEFYNLSYAQELPGSSARLGDYLVTKCGVLMMSFFVFFTTTMSVSFTLRETQTRMLKFTVQLQHHARHRLPTFQLIFVHVIESLVFVPIMIGILFFLFEFYDDQLLAFMVLILVWICELFILISVRTPISMKFFPRFFSLYFLVFHIYFFSYAYGFSYLALSTAAAFMQHLILYFWNRFEVPAVQRFMQNRRSQLQQHPDFHITSSTILASTLHIRRLNTRNPGLANTDPSSGLGSRTVSDQAMPANVAGEATGPQGNAGNNNVGEIVDPVQISGQGQPELPQAEAGSNPGTMSSFSSLLLWILGGASSEGLNSFLSMFRDVREQGRVYTNSPRHEDRATQNVQ, encoded by the exons atggatCCAGAGCAAACATTTATGAGGGTTCAAGGGAGATTTTCTCAGATATTAACCCCAAGAGTTAGGGTAGCATTGGAGTATATCTATCTCTTCATTGCTATTACTTCCTTTTGTATTCTTGTTACCATGCATGCAAATTATGTTCAACag CCTGGATGTTCGAGTGAGCTCTCTGGAATTGATTCAAATGAAGTACAACTTATTCAGATTAAG ATAACCAGTGCTGGCTTGTGGTCAAGAAATGAGTCTGAAACTGTTACTGTAGATAACACTGAATTAAAAACCGCAACTGAAAATGTAGAAGTTGCAAGTGTTGTTGATGAAGGGTTGATGTTCTTGGATGCCAAGTTTTGGTTGAACTGGTTTGATTCAGGCGCTAGGAAGGGGAAATCAGCATGGAAGTTCTGGAATACTGATGGTGATCTTATTAAGCAACATGCAGAAAGCTCTACCAATG CAAAACAGACATTTAAAGCAGCTGTTGTGCACTTTGGCAAAAAGTGGTACAGACGTTTATCTTTTATTTGGAGACATGCAGTTCAAATCTTTGCAAGTTTCCATAAGTTGTTG AACATAACAGGTTTACATCTAAATCTTGATGTTCCTAAATGGTTGCGTATACTTCACTTCGACAAGCTTAACTCATATGCAG TGCACTGGCTTGAGAGAAGAAGTAAAGCATTTGAACCAACTTATCTCTATTCTTTGGAAAAG GGTTACTTCTTGCTGCCTGAAGCAGCTAAGTCACAGCATAACATCCGTACTGTTAATATTAGCTTATCAGCTCGACATCCCTGTTTTGGGAACAG GTGGCAGCAACTTCTCATCAATAGATTTGTCGGGTATGACACTATTATGATGAATAGCTTATTGCATAAGCCTGGCCTAG GTTATCTTTATAACTTTCAGACGAAGGAGTTCTATAATCTTAGTTATGCACAAGAATTGCCTGGTAGTTCTGCAAGACTTGGAG ACTACCTTGTCACCAAGTGCGGTGTGCTCATGATGTCTTTCTTTGTATTTTTCACAACCACCATGTCGGTATCATTTACATTGAGGGAAACTCAGACTCGCATGCTTAAGTTCACAG TGCAGCTTCAACACCATGCTCGACATAGGCTTCCAACATTTCAGTTGATATTTGTGCATGTAATTGAATCGCTTGTATTTGTACCG ATTATGATTGGCATCCTCTTTTTTCTGTTTGAGTTCTACGATGATCAACTATTGGCTTTCATGGTTTTAATTCTTGTCTGGATATGTGAACTTTTTATACTGATCag TGTTCGGACACCAATATCAATGAAGTTTTTTCCTCGATTCTTTTCGCTCTACTTTCTGGTTTTTCACATTTACTTCTTCTCCTATGCATATG GTTTTTCGTATTTGGCTCTCTCTACTGCTGCCGCATTCATGCAGCACCTTATTCTGTACTTTTGGAATCGTTTTGAG GTACCAGCAGTTCAAAGGTTTATGCAAAACCGGCGATCTCAGCTTCAGCAGCATCCGGACTTCCATATCACTTCTTCGACTATACTTGCATCTACTCTACACATTCGAAGATTAAACACCCGGAATCCGGGCCTAGCTAATACAGATCCTTCCTCCGGGCTGGGGTCGAGAACCGTATCTGATCAAGCAATGCCAGCAAATGTAGCCGGAGAAGCTACTGGCCCTCAAGGAAATGCGGGAAACAACAATGTGGGCGAGATTGTTGACCCCGTGCAGATTTCTGGACAAGGACAACCTGAGCTACCGCAAGCCGAAGCTGGTTCTAATCCTGGGACTATGAGTTCATTCAGTTCATTGTTATTATGGATCTTGGGAGGTGCTTCATCTGAAGGTCTCAATTCATTTCTTTCCATGTTCCGGGACGTGAGAGAACAAGGGCGGGTTTATACCAACTCTCCTAGGCATGAAGATCGTGCAACGCAGAATGTCCAATAG
- the LOC107928906 gene encoding transmembrane 9 superfamily member 1: MSSAVFSAVRSFSVFVFVLLFLSLAFASESDHKYQPDDPITLWVNKVGPYNNPQETYNYYSLPFCQPGTNPAHKWGGLGEVLGGNELIDSQIYMKFQKNVDRGTICQLELDEAKVRQFKDAIENSYWFEFFVDDLPLWGFVGELHPDRNSENGKHVLYTHKNIVIKYNKDQIIHVNLTQESPKQLEAGRTLDMTYSVKWLPTNVTFARRFDIYLDYPFFEHQIHWFSVFNSFMMVIFLTGLVSMILMRTLRNDYAKYAREDDDLETLERDVSEECGWKLVHGDVFRPPSNLALLSAVVGTGAQLALLVLLVILLAIVGTLYVGRGAIVTTFILCYAFTSFISGYVSGGMYSRNGGKNWIKSMILTASLFPFLCFGIGFLLNTVAIFYGSLAAIPFGTMVVVFVIWAFISFPLALLGTVVGRNWSGAPNNPCRVKTIPRPIPEKKWYLTPSVVSMMGGLLPFGSIFIEMYFVFTSFWNYKVYYVYGFMLLVFLILIIVTICVTIVGTYFLLNAENYHWQWTSFFSAASTAIYVYLYSVYYYSVKTKMSGFFQTSFYFGYTLMFCLGLGILCGAIGFLGSNLFVRRIYRNIKCD, encoded by the exons ATGTCGTCCGCCGTATTCTCCGCCGTCCGATCTTTCTCTGTTTTCGTCTTCGTTTTACTCTTCCTCTCCCTCGCTTTCGCTTCCGAGTCAGATCACAAG TATCAACCCGATGATCCAATTACTCTATGGGTGAATAAAGTTGGTCCGTACAATAATCCACAAGAAACATATAACTACTACAGCCTTCCGTTTTGTCAACCGGGTACTAATCCTGCTCACAAATGGGGTGGTCTTGGTGAGGTCCTTGGTGGAAATGAACTGATTGATAGCCAAATTTATATGAAGTTTCAAA AGAATGTGGACAGAGGTACCATTTGTCAATTGGAACTTGATGAAGCAAAGGTCAGACAGTTCAAGGATGCAATTGAGAACAGCTACTGGTTTGAATTCTTTGTGG ATGATCTGCCTTTATGGG GCTTTGTTGGCGAGCTGCATCCCGATAGGAATAGTGAAAATGGCAAGCATGTCCTCTACACACATAAGAATATTGTTATTAAATACAATAAGGATCAG ATTATTCATGTCAATCTCACTCAGGAGAGTCCAAAACAACTGGAAGCAGGGAGAACCCTGGACATGACATATTCTGTTAAATGGCTTCCAACTAATGTGACTTTTGCTCGTCGCTTTGATATTTACTTAGACTATCCTTTCTTTGAGCACCAA ATCCATTGGTTCTCTGTTTTCAATTCATTCATGATGGTTATCTTTCTCACTGGTTTGGTGTCAATGATCTTGATGCGAACTTTGAGAAATGACTATGCGAAGTATGCTCGGGAAGATGATGATCTGGAAACTTTG GAAAGGGATGTGAGTGAAGAGTGTGGTTGGAAACTGGTCCATGGTGATGTTTTTAGGCCTCCTAGCAATTTGGCTTTGCTTTCTGCTGTTGTTGGCACAGGTGCTCAGCTAGCGTTGCTTGTTCTCCTTGTCATCTTATTGGCAATTGTGGGAACTTTGTATGTTGG GAGAGGAGCAATTGTCACTACCTTTATACTGTGTTATGCTTTTACATCATTCATTTCTGGTTATGTGAGTGGTGGAATGTACTCACGAAATGGGG GTAAAAATTGGATAAAGTCAATGATCCTGACAGCATCTCTGTTTCCATTTTTGTGCTTTGGGATTGGATTCCTCCTGAACACAGTTGCTATATTTTATGGATCTCTAGCAGCTATTCCTTTCGGTACAATGGTGGTTGTTTTTGTAATTTGGGCTTTCATTTCCTTCCCCTTGGCGCTTCTTGGTACAGTTGTTGGAAGAAACTGGAGTGGTGCTCCAAATAATCCATGCCGTGTAAAGACCATTCCTCGCCCAATTCCAGAGAAGAAATGGTATCTTACACCCTCTGTGGTCTCTATGATGGGAGGACTTCTTCCATTTGGGAGCATATTCATTGAAATGTATTTTGTCTTCACATCCTTCTGGAATTACAAG GTTTATTATGTCTATGGTTTTATGCTGCTGGTCTTCCTGATTCTCATCATTGTAACCATTTGCGTTACGATTGTGGGGACATATTTCTTGCTAAATGCTGAGAACTATCACTGGCAGTGGACATCATTCTTCTCTGCTGCCTCAACAGCTATTTACGTGTATTTGTACTCCGTATACTACTACTCCGTGAAAACCAAGATGTCAGGCTTCTTCCAGACCAGCTTCTACTTCGGATACACTTTGATGTTTTGTCTTGGTTTGGGAATCCTCTGTG GAGCCATTGGTTTTCTCGGTTCGAACTTGTTCGTAAGGAGGATCTACAGAAACATCAAGTGTGATTAA